ATACTGCGCGACGGATCGATACGCGTTATACCCGCCATATACGCAGTTGTTAGCGCCGCCGCTACTGCACTGGTTTTCCAGTATTATCTTGTCTTTGTAGTCGGCGCGGTGCGCTGTTACGCTTGCGCCTAAACCCGTCTCTTTGTCCGTATAAATTATCGAAGCCTCGTAGCTTACGCTTGATTCCGGCTCAAGATCGGGATTGCCCGCCGTTATGCAAGGGTTGCTAGGGGGGCAACTTCCTCCGCCCGTTACTCCGCCAAAATCGGCGGCGGCTTGCCGTAGGCTGGGGCTTTTATACCCGCTTGAGACGCCGCCTTTAACGACCAAAGCGTCCGTTACGTCATAGACCAGATAGACGCGAGGGTCGATATGCGATCCAAACTCTTCGTCCTCGTTAAGCCTGATACCGCCCGTTAGCGCCAGACTATCGAGGATATTCCACTCGTCTTCGGCAAAAACCGCGAAAGACCAGCGCTCCATAACGTTGGTTGGATTGGCTATAGCGGGCAGTCCGTTTGTGGCGCGATCGTCTAGCTCCTCTTTCTTATACTGCCCTCCGACCGACAGGATATTTGTATCAAAGTAATACGTCCCCTGCGTGTTCAGCGTTAGCGCCTCGAAGTCGATCCCGTTTCCTCTCGAAGGATTTTTGGTGGAGGCGTTTTGAATATAGGTGGTCAGCGTGAAATTATCCAGCTTCAGATCGTGTCCTCCGCCAAACGACTGTTTAATAGACAGATTTTCGCTGGCGTTACGATCGGCGGAGCCGTTAGCGGATACGCTATTGCCCGTAATAGTAACCCTCTCTTGTTTCGCGTAGTCGTAACCCGCCCATACGCTATTGGCTCGATTGATCGACGCGATCGCTTTTACGCCAAACTGTCTAGCCGTAAAATCGGGGTTTGACGACGAGGATTTACCGCCCGCTACATAGCGGCTTTCGTCTATGCCCAAAATGGAGCCGTATGTTTGCAACGACAACAGATCGCGTATAACGGGACCGGCTAGATTGGCGCTAGCTTGAAACCCGTCCTCGCTTATGTCGCTGTAGGACTTTGTGTATTCGCCCTTAAAGCTGCCAGACCATTCGCTGGGAACTTTCTTGGTGATAATGTTGATAACGCCGCCCATAGCTTCGGAGCCGTAAAGCGAAGAGACGGGACCTCTGACGACCTCTATGCGCTCGATCATAGAAACGGGAGGCAGGGAGTTTGTGGCGATACCGCCCGACATACCGTTAGGGCTGTGCGCTTCGTTTCCCGACATTGGTTTGCCGTCGATTAAGTAGAGCGTATAGCCGCTGCTCATACCGCGAATGGATATGTCCTTAAACACGCTGCCGCCTTCCACATAGACGCCCGGCACGGTTTTAAGAACGTCGGTTAGATCGTTAAACGATCGGTTTTCTAGTTGCTCTCTGGTTATCACAAAGACGCTTGCGGGAGCGTTTGCGATATTTTGTTCGTAACCCGCCGCGCTGACGATTTTAATTTCGTCAAGCTCCGTTACGTCGTCGTCCGATTTTGCTCTCGAGGGAGCGATCGCGGTTTGATTCGATTGTTCGCTAACGGCTGGAGCGCCGTTTAATTCAGCCGATTCGTCGTCGGCTACTATAGGCAAGGCGAGGCTTAGCGCCGTTATTAGAGCTAAAAGCCCCCCCCCCCGCTTATTCGTCGTTTTGAGACTTACGCCGTTTGCGTCCGTCATTGTTACTCCTTCTTTGATTTTGAGAATTAAACCAAATTTCTCGCGTGGAATAATAGCGAAACATAACCTTAAAGCAAGATAAAACCCTATTGGCAAATTAAAAAAGATCGCTATTTTCGCGCTTCCTTGCCCTTATATTCGCTACGAAGCGAATAGAGACGCGAACGTTTCGCAATCGCAAAAAAGCGGGTATCCAAACGCGCCAAAGGGGTAATTTTGCCCGCCGCGCTTAGCGGGTATCAGGGGCGCTTGGCGTTTCTAAACGATTTTGGAACTACGGAGTCGTAAAGTTTTCGCAGGTAGGTTAAATCTAGTTTTTCGGGTTTGGCGCTAAGCGCGTGGCGATTAGCCAACTCTTGCGTATAGTCATCGAGCAAATAGACCTTAAAGCCCGAAGCGCCTTTTTCAAAATGGGTAACGACCCCCAAAAGCTCCGCGCTTTTATACGAGACGTTGTTATCGCGCGAGGTTAATACGACTTTTGCCATACCGCCGAGCATTCGCGGTTTTTTGTTTTGCGCCGAAATAAAGTTGCCGAGCGAAAAATAGACGAGCGTTTTAGCGCCGTCTTTGCGCTCGATCCATCGCGCGCCCTGCAAGACGTGCGGGTGATGCCCGATCACAAGATCGACCTTGCGATCGGCTAAAAACCGCGCCAGCTTTTCTTGCGTTTTATTGGGCGCGCGCGCGTATTCGTCGCCCCAGTGCATAGAGACGACAAGAAAATCGCAAAGTTTTCTTAGCGCGTCGATCTCTTGTTCCATCGCCTTAGTATCGATCAGCGAAACCAAATAGGGGGAGTCTTTGGGCAGTTTAATGCCGTTTAGACCGTATGTATAGGCGAGAAAACCGATTTTCACGCCGCCTTTTTCTACGATCTTGGGTTTTTCGCGCTCCTTTTGCGAGGCGTGAACGCCTAACACGATCGCGCCGGATTTGGTTTTCCAGTAGTCCATCGTCGCCAACAACGCCTTTTTGCCTTTGTCCATAGCGTGGTTGGTGGCGTGGTTGATCGCTCTGAAACCAAGATTGTAGATCGCCTCGCCAATCTCGTTTGGTCCGTTAAACGCGGGATAGCCCGAATAGCCAAAACGCTCGCCTGAAATTAGCGTCTCTTGATTGATAAAGGCTATATCGGCGGCTTTGACGACGCTGGCGACCTCTTGGTAAAACGGCGCGAAATCGTAGCCGTCCTTTGTTTTGGCGCGATTGATCAACTGCTTGTGAATAAGATTATCGCCGACCGCGATCAGCGTAACGTTTATCTCTTGGCGCTCTTTTGGATGTTTTTCGACGACGACGACTTGCGGCGGCGGCGGCGTTTGCTTTACGGCGCAACCAGCGAGCAAAACGCCCGCGATTAACGCGAGCGCGGCGCGGCGAGCGCCAAACTTAGCTCCTATGCCGCTCAAGCGTCAGCCCGCCTCGTATGGAAAAGTAACCTTCATATCCTTAGGGCTTACCATCCAGAAATAGACGACCTCTTGACGGAAGTTATCGAGCAAAAACTTAGCCTTTTGACTGCCCGTGTCGTTGTAGAAACTCTTTAGCAGTTTCTTTAGGTAGGTTTTGCCCTCGTCCTCCTCGTAGGTATCGATCCGCACCGCGCGGACAAGCTCCTGATTGAGCCTGTCGATAAAGCGCGACTCGCGATCATAAACAAACGCCACGCCGCCCGTCATACCAGCGCCGAAATTAACGCCCGTTTCGCCCAAGATCGCCACTGCGCCGCCCGTCATATATTCGCAGGCGTGATCGCCCGTGCCTTCCACCACCGCGACCGCGCCGGAGTTGCGCACGCCGAAGCGCTCGCCGACGGAACCCGCGACGTAGAGCTTGCCGCCCGTAGCGCCGTAAAGACAGGTGTTGCCCGCCGCGCTGAAACGCGCGCCCTGCACCTTGGGCGAAACGACGATCTTGCCGCCGTGCATACCTTTGCCCACATAGTCGTTCGCCACGCCGTTGACCTCGATATTAACGCCCGACGAGAGAAACGCGCCTAGCGATTGCCCCGTAACGCCGTTTAGCTTAAGCGTGATCGTTCCTTCGGGAAGCCCCTTGTCGCCGTAAAACTGCGCGATCTCGCCGCTGATCATCGCGCCGACGCTACGATTGGTATTGCGCACGTCGCGAATCTCTACGGCGCGCTCGCTTGGATTTTTAATGCTCGGATAAACCGCTTTTAATAGCTCTTTTTCGTATTCGTTGCCTTTGAACGGATAGGGATCGTTATGTTTTCCGCGCCATAAATTAGGTCCCTCGATCACGCGCAAAAGCCGCGAAAAATCAAAATGTTTGGCTTTGGGCGAGGAGCTGACCTCGAATAGATCGCGCCGCCCGATAATCTCTCTTAGGCTCTTGTAGCCCATCTGCGCCAGCTCTTTGCGCGCGTCTTGGGCAAGAAGCGTTAGATAATTTACAAGCCGCTCCACAGAACCCGTATAGTGTTCGCGTAGCTGCTTATCCTGCGTGGCTACGCCGACGGTGCATCGGTTTAGGTGGCAGACGCGAAGCATTCGACAGCCAAGCGCCGCGAGCATAGCCGTGCCGAAGCCGTAGCTTTCGGCGCCAAGCAACGCCGCTTTGATAATATCCCGCCCGATCTTCAAACCGCCGTCCGTTTGCAACTCCACAAGATCGCGCAGCCCGTTAATTTTAAGCGAGTCGTGCGCGTCGGCGAGTCCAAGCTCCCACGGGTTGCCCGCGTATTTGATAGAGCTAAGCTGCGCCGCGCCCGTGCCGCCGTCGCAACCAGAAACGGCGATTTTATCCGCGTAAGCCTTCGCCACGCCCGCCGCGATCGTCCCCACGCCGCCAATCGAAACGAGTTTAACGCTGATATAGGCTTTCGGACTAACCTGCTTGAGATCGAAAATAAGTTGCGCTAAATCCTCGATAGAGTATATATCGTGGTGCGGCGGCGGGCTGATCAGGGTAACGCCGGGGATTGTATAGCGTAGCTTGGCGATATACGGCGAGACCTTGTAGCCCGGTAGCTGCCCGCCCTCGCCCGGTTTCGCGCCTTGAGCGACTTTGATCTG
This portion of the Helicobacteraceae bacterium genome encodes:
- a CDS encoding CapA family protein, translating into MSGIGAKFGARRAALALIAGVLLAGCAVKQTPPPPQVVVVEKHPKERQEINVTLIAVGDNLIHKQLINRAKTKDGYDFAPFYQEVASVVKAADIAFINQETLISGERFGYSGYPAFNGPNEIGEAIYNLGFRAINHATNHAMDKGKKALLATMDYWKTKSGAIVLGVHASQKEREKPKIVEKGGVKIGFLAYTYGLNGIKLPKDSPYLVSLIDTKAMEQEIDALRKLCDFLVVSMHWGDEYARAPNKTQEKLARFLADRKVDLVIGHHPHVLQGARWIERKDGAKTLVYFSLGNFISAQNKKPRMLGGMAKVVLTSRDNNVSYKSAELLGVVTHFEKGASGFKVYLLDDYTQELANRHALSAKPEKLDLTYLRKLYDSVVPKSFRNAKRP
- a CDS encoding TonB-dependent receptor; this translates as MTDANGVSLKTTNKRGGGLLALITALSLALPIVADDESAELNGAPAVSEQSNQTAIAPSRAKSDDDVTELDEIKIVSAAGYEQNIANAPASVFVITREQLENRSFNDLTDVLKTVPGVYVEGGSVFKDISIRGMSSGYTLYLIDGKPMSGNEAHSPNGMSGGIATNSLPPVSMIERIEVVRGPVSSLYGSEAMGGVINIITKKVPSEWSGSFKGEYTKSYSDISEDGFQASANLAGPVIRDLLSLQTYGSILGIDESRYVAGGKSSSSNPDFTARQFGVKAIASINRANSVWAGYDYAKQERVTITGNSVSANGSADRNASENLSIKQSFGGGHDLKLDNFTLTTYIQNASTKNPSRGNGIDFEALTLNTQGTYYFDTNILSVGGQYKKEELDDRATNGLPAIANPTNVMERWSFAVFAEDEWNILDSLALTGGIRLNEDEEFGSHIDPRVYLVYDVTDALVVKGGVSSGYKSPSLRQAAADFGGVTGGGSCPPSNPCITAGNPDLEPESSVSYEASIIYTDKETGLGASVTAHRADYKDKIILENQCSSGGANNCVYGGYNAYRSVAQYKNVDKVVIEGLEVTLNYDLPSIVSLGATYTYTDSEQKTGLLKGKPVSGAAKHIINANVNFAITERFNLWGQYSYVGKQESYTLNRTSTGTTFSENDSYGFADIGAVVRLKDGMKLLAGVYNVANKELSNADHGRFIDGRRLTVGINADF